A region from the Priestia filamentosa genome encodes:
- the glcT gene encoding glucose PTS transporter transcription antiterminator GlcT: MKSTFLVKKVLNNNVLIATHDEYKETVMIGKGIGFGKKGGEEITETSAEKLFILHNEREQEQYKMLLTQVDEKIVVIMNDIISYIQQHVKTPLNEHIHISLTDHISFAIKRVKQGMDINNPFLLETKVLYPTEYELARHVLEMIKEQTGISLPEGEIGFVALHIHTAITARDLSEINRHSELIQTIISMIEQGFSITLDKESLNYMRLIRHLHFAIERANKGEEVEEPKKLSELLKKEYPLCYNLSWKVVKVMQQALSRPVDEAEAVYLTMHLQRLMTKI, encoded by the coding sequence GTGAAAAGCACCTTTTTAGTGAAAAAGGTACTAAACAATAATGTATTAATTGCCACCCATGATGAATATAAAGAGACCGTCATGATTGGCAAGGGTATAGGTTTTGGGAAAAAAGGCGGAGAGGAAATTACAGAAACTTCAGCTGAAAAGTTATTTATTTTACACAATGAACGGGAACAAGAACAATATAAAATGTTGCTCACTCAAGTCGATGAGAAAATTGTAGTCATTATGAATGATATTATTTCTTATATTCAACAACATGTGAAAACGCCTTTAAATGAGCATATTCATATTAGCCTAACAGACCATATTTCTTTTGCTATTAAGCGTGTGAAGCAAGGGATGGATATTAATAATCCTTTTTTGCTTGAAACAAAGGTACTTTATCCTACCGAATACGAGCTTGCAAGGCACGTTTTGGAGATGATTAAGGAACAAACGGGTATTTCCCTTCCAGAAGGAGAAATAGGGTTTGTTGCGCTTCATATTCACACAGCAATTACAGCGCGTGACTTGTCTGAGATTAACCGACATTCAGAACTTATTCAAACAATTATTAGCATGATTGAGCAAGGTTTTTCTATAACATTAGATAAAGAATCTTTAAATTATATGCGTCTTATCCGCCATCTTCACTTCGCAATTGAACGTGCAAATAAAGGGGAAGAAGTAGAAGAACCAAAAAAATTATCAGAGCTATTGAAAAAAGAGTATCCCTTGTGCTACAATCTTTCTTGGAAAGTAGTAAAAGTGATGCAACAAGCGCTTTCACGCCCTGTTGATGAGGCAGAGGCAGTTTACTTAACAATGCATTTACAGCGTTTAATGACAAAAATATAA
- the ptsG gene encoding glucose-specific PTS transporter subunit IIBC, whose amino-acid sequence MFKKLFGVLQKIGKALMLPVAILPAAGLLLAFGTAFQNEQTLKYIPALGADWFQLVATVMAQAGDIVFANLPLLFAVGVAVGLAGGDGVAGLAAIIGYLILNVTMGTILTGTGQLDPAMFNVGSTIEKDPAFANVLGIPTMQTGVFGGIIVGVLAASMYNRFYQISLPQYLGFFAGKRFVPIATAVSSLILGLIMMVVWPPIQSGLNTFSQTMLNANPMLSAFIFGVIERSLIPFGLHHIFYSPFWYEFGEYIDKAGNLVRGDQRIFMAQLKDNVDQFTAGTYMVGKYVFMMFGLPAAALAIYHEARPERKKFVAGIMGSAALTSFLTGITEPLEFSFLFVAPILFAIHAVFAGLSFMLMAWLDVKIGMTFSGGFIDFILFGVLPNKTAWWYVIIVGLILAVIYYFGFRFAIRKFNLATPGREKEDVGSEIATPAEELPYNVLQAMGGRENIAHLDACITRLRVSVNDIGNVDKERLKKLGASGVLEVGNNIQAIFGPKSDTLKGQMQDIMSGKTPVPSKESDEKPASEPTIADSAEEIVSPITGEVVPLSEVPDQVFSQKLMGDGFAIIPEKGTIVAPVDGKVVNLFPTKHALGIESVGGREVLIHVGIDTVNLKGEGFEALVSQGDDVKKGDPLLKVDLEFVKENAPSIITPIIFTNLQEGEKVMINKEGHVDSGEQNIITITK is encoded by the coding sequence ATGTTTAAGAAGCTTTTTGGGGTTCTGCAAAAAATCGGGAAAGCTTTGATGCTTCCTGTAGCGATTTTACCTGCTGCAGGTCTTCTGCTCGCATTTGGTACAGCATTCCAAAATGAGCAAACATTAAAGTATATTCCGGCACTTGGAGCTGATTGGTTTCAGCTAGTAGCGACAGTAATGGCACAAGCAGGTGACATTGTTTTTGCTAACTTGCCATTATTGTTTGCTGTGGGAGTTGCGGTTGGTTTAGCAGGAGGAGATGGTGTTGCAGGTTTAGCTGCGATTATCGGATATTTAATCCTGAATGTTACAATGGGAACTATTTTAACTGGGACAGGACAATTAGATCCTGCAATGTTTAATGTTGGGTCAACTATAGAGAAAGACCCGGCATTTGCAAACGTCTTAGGAATTCCTACGATGCAAACAGGGGTATTTGGTGGTATCATCGTTGGGGTATTAGCTGCTTCAATGTATAATCGTTTTTACCAAATTTCGCTTCCGCAATATTTAGGCTTCTTTGCAGGAAAACGATTTGTACCAATTGCTACAGCTGTTTCATCTTTAATCTTAGGATTAATTATGATGGTAGTATGGCCACCAATTCAAAGTGGTTTAAACACATTTTCACAAACGATGTTGAATGCAAATCCAATGCTTTCAGCTTTTATTTTCGGGGTAATTGAACGTTCATTAATTCCGTTTGGTCTTCATCATATTTTCTATTCGCCGTTTTGGTATGAATTTGGAGAATATATTGATAAAGCAGGGAATTTAGTCCGTGGAGATCAGCGAATCTTTATGGCACAGTTAAAGGATAATGTTGATCAATTTACAGCAGGAACATACATGGTTGGTAAGTACGTATTCATGATGTTTGGTTTACCAGCAGCAGCGCTTGCTATCTATCATGAAGCACGTCCAGAACGTAAAAAATTCGTAGCTGGTATTATGGGTTCTGCAGCTTTAACGTCATTTTTAACAGGAATTACAGAACCGCTTGAGTTCTCATTCTTATTCGTTGCACCAATCCTTTTCGCGATACATGCTGTGTTTGCAGGTCTTTCATTTATGCTTATGGCATGGCTTGATGTTAAGATTGGAATGACGTTCTCTGGAGGATTTATTGATTTTATCTTATTTGGAGTCTTGCCTAATAAAACTGCTTGGTGGTATGTTATTATCGTCGGTCTTATTTTAGCTGTTATCTACTACTTCGGTTTCCGCTTTGCCATTCGCAAATTCAACTTGGCAACGCCTGGACGTGAGAAGGAAGATGTAGGATCTGAAATTGCGACACCAGCAGAAGAACTTCCTTACAATGTTTTACAAGCAATGGGAGGACGCGAGAATATTGCTCATCTTGATGCTTGTATCACTCGTTTACGCGTTTCGGTTAACGATATTGGGAATGTTGATAAAGAACGCTTGAAAAAACTTGGCGCTTCTGGTGTACTAGAAGTTGGTAACAATATTCAAGCTATCTTTGGACCGAAGTCTGATACATTGAAAGGACAGATGCAAGACATTATGTCTGGAAAAACACCTGTTCCTTCTAAGGAAAGCGATGAGAAGCCAGCTAGTGAACCAACTATAGCTGATTCAGCAGAAGAGATTGTTTCTCCAATTACTGGAGAAGTTGTCCCGCTTTCAGAAGTACCTGATCAAGTTTTCTCGCAGAAATTAATGGGCGATGGATTCGCCATTATTCCCGAAAAAGGGACAATAGTTGCACCAGTAGACGGAAAAGTTGTAAACTTATTTCCGACGAAACATGCGTTAGGAATTGAATCAGTAGGTGGAAGAGAAGTCCTTATTCATGTAGGAATCGACACAGTGAACCTTAAGGGTGAAGGATTTGAAGCTCTTGTTTCACAAGGTGACGACGTCAAAAAAGGTGATCCGCTTCTAAAAGTTGACTTGGAGTTTGTAAAAGAAAATGCGCCAAGCATTATTACACCCATCATTTTTACAAATTTACAAGAAGGCGAAAAAGTAATGATCAACAAAGAAGGTCATGTAGATAGCGGTGAACAGAACATTATTACCATTACTAAGTAA
- a CDS encoding phosphocarrier protein HPr, translated as MAEKTFTVTSDSGIHARPATTLVQTASKFEADINLEYNGKSVNLKSIMGVMSLGIGQGAEIKIVTNGSDEAEALSALEETMKKEGLAE; from the coding sequence ATGGCAGAAAAAACATTTACAGTAACAAGTGATTCAGGAATTCATGCACGTCCAGCAACAACTCTAGTTCAAACAGCAAGCAAATTCGAGGCAGACATTAACTTAGAGTACAACGGGAAAAGCGTAAATCTTAAGTCAATCATGGGCGTTATGTCTCTTGGAATTGGACAAGGAGCAGAAATCAAAATCGTAACAAACGGTTCTGATGAAGCTGAAGCTCTTTCTGCTTTAGAAGAAACAATGAAAAAAGAAGGTTTAGCTGAATAA
- the ptsP gene encoding phosphoenolpyruvate--protein phosphotransferase yields the protein MAKEITGIAASSGIAIAKAFRLEEPELNVEQKKISNVEEETARFEKALQISKEELEGIKEHARKELGEDKADIFAAHLLVLSDPELINPIKDKVKNESVNAEFALTETANMFVSMFESMDNEYMKERAADIRDVTKRVLAHLLGVTITNPSMISEEVIIIGEDLTPSDTAQLNRQYVLGFTTDIGGRTSHSAIMARSMEIPAVVGAKTVTADIENDVVVIVDGLDGKVIVDPSQEVIAEYEAKKADFEKKKAEWAKLVNEPTVSKDGHHVELAANIGTPEDVTGVLENGGEAVGLYRTEFLYMGRDQLPTEEEQFDAYKKVLERMKGKSVVVRTLDIGGDKELPYLSLPKEMNPFLGFRAIRLCLEEQDIFRTQLRALLRASIYGNLKIMFPMIATVDEFRQAKAILLEEKEALQAKGVEVAEGIEIGMMVEIPSSAVMADVFAKEVDFFSVGTNDLIQYTLAADRMNERVSYLYQPYNPAILRLVHMVILAAHKEGKWVGMCGEMAGDEIAIPILLGLGLDEFSMSATSILKARSQISKLSKQELEGHMETILQMSTTEEVISYVTENFHIEK from the coding sequence ATGGCTAAAGAAATTACAGGCATTGCCGCGTCAAGCGGCATTGCCATTGCCAAAGCTTTTCGTCTCGAAGAACCAGAGTTGAATGTTGAACAGAAGAAGATTTCAAATGTAGAAGAAGAAACGGCGCGTTTTGAGAAAGCGCTACAAATTTCTAAAGAAGAACTCGAAGGAATTAAAGAGCATGCTAGAAAAGAGCTTGGAGAAGATAAAGCAGATATCTTTGCAGCCCATCTTTTAGTTCTTAGTGATCCAGAACTTATTAATCCAATTAAAGATAAAGTAAAAAATGAAAGCGTTAATGCTGAGTTTGCGCTTACGGAAACGGCTAATATGTTCGTTAGTATGTTTGAGTCTATGGACAACGAATATATGAAAGAACGTGCAGCAGACATTCGTGACGTAACAAAGCGTGTGCTTGCTCATCTTTTAGGAGTAACAATTACAAATCCTAGTATGATTTCAGAAGAAGTTATCATCATCGGAGAAGATTTAACACCTTCAGATACAGCACAGCTAAACCGTCAATATGTACTAGGGTTTACAACAGATATTGGTGGCCGTACTTCTCACTCAGCTATCATGGCTCGTTCAATGGAGATTCCAGCTGTTGTTGGAGCTAAAACAGTAACAGCAGATATTGAAAATGATGTTGTTGTAATCGTAGATGGCTTAGATGGGAAAGTAATTGTAGATCCATCACAAGAAGTAATTGCTGAATACGAAGCAAAGAAAGCTGATTTCGAAAAGAAAAAAGCAGAATGGGCAAAGCTTGTAAATGAGCCAACTGTTTCAAAAGATGGTCATCACGTTGAGCTTGCAGCAAATATTGGAACACCTGAGGATGTAACAGGCGTTCTTGAAAACGGTGGAGAAGCTGTTGGGCTTTACCGTACAGAGTTCCTGTATATGGGACGTGACCAGCTTCCAACAGAGGAAGAACAATTTGATGCGTACAAGAAAGTTCTTGAGCGCATGAAAGGTAAATCTGTCGTTGTTCGTACGCTTGATATCGGCGGAGATAAAGAACTTCCATACTTGAGCTTACCAAAAGAAATGAATCCATTCTTAGGATTCAGAGCTATCCGTCTTTGTTTAGAAGAGCAAGATATTTTCCGCACTCAACTTCGTGCACTGCTTCGCGCAAGCATTTACGGAAACTTAAAAATTATGTTCCCGATGATTGCAACAGTAGATGAATTCCGTCAAGCTAAAGCTATTCTTCTTGAAGAGAAAGAAGCGCTTCAAGCTAAAGGAGTAGAAGTTGCTGAAGGTATTGAAATTGGAATGATGGTTGAAATTCCATCTTCAGCTGTTATGGCAGATGTATTTGCTAAAGAAGTTGATTTCTTCTCAGTTGGTACAAATGACTTAATTCAGTATACACTAGCAGCTGACCGTATGAATGAGCGCGTGTCATATCTTTACCAGCCATACAACCCAGCAATTCTTCGTCTTGTGCACATGGTAATCCTAGCGGCACATAAAGAAGGCAAATGGGTAGGAATGTGCGGGGAAATGGCAGGAGATGAAATTGCAATTCCAATCCTTTTAGGATTAGGTCTTGATGAGTTCTCAATGAGCGCCACTTCTATCTTAAAAGCACGTTCACAAATCTCAAAACTTTCTAAACAAGAATTAGAAGGTCATATGGAAACAATTCTACAAATGAGTACAACTGAAGAAGTTATCTCATATGTAACAGAAAACTTCCATATTGAGAAATAA
- a CDS encoding LrgB family protein, with protein sequence MSGLIIASAIVGTLAAYMLSKLLYKRFKTIIFSPIVLAPVILIGTLVIGDIPYTSYKEGADSISYLLGPATVAFAVPIYKNLHLLKKHGVEIILSVASGTMIAMFSSLLLAFLFHFDHLLTNSLVPRSITIPIAVNVSQTLGGDPSLTILFVIITGIVGAYAGPKLIKLLTLRSSVARGLLLGVSAHGTGTARAFEFGTLEGTFSSLAMIMTALLTLLISTALLPFVL encoded by the coding sequence ATGAGTGGATTAATCATTGCTTCAGCAATTGTTGGAACGCTTGCTGCTTATATGCTTTCCAAGCTTCTCTACAAGCGCTTTAAGACAATTATTTTTTCACCGATTGTTCTAGCTCCAGTTATTTTAATCGGAACGCTAGTTATCGGTGATATTCCGTATACTTCATATAAAGAAGGTGCAGATTCTATTAGCTATTTACTTGGTCCAGCAACCGTTGCTTTCGCTGTACCCATTTATAAAAACCTTCATTTACTAAAAAAACACGGCGTCGAAATTATTTTAAGTGTTGCAAGCGGAACGATGATTGCAATGTTCTCTTCCCTTTTGTTAGCCTTTTTGTTCCACTTTGATCACTTATTAACAAATAGTCTTGTCCCCCGTTCAATCACAATTCCGATTGCTGTTAATGTTTCACAAACCCTTGGGGGAGACCCAAGCTTAACTATCCTTTTTGTCATTATTACAGGTATTGTTGGTGCCTATGCAGGACCTAAACTTATTAAGCTGTTAACACTCCGTTCTTCTGTAGCGAGAGGCCTTTTACTTGGCGTATCAGCACATGGAACAGGAACAGCTCGTGCATTTGAGTTTGGAACTCTTGAAGGAACGTTTTCTAGTCTTGCTATGATTATGACAGCCCTTCTAACCCTCCTTATTTCAACTGCACTTCTTCCTTTCGTTTTATAA
- a CDS encoding CidA/LrgA family protein produces MKWIIMILQIGLLTGIYMIGTFISDFFHLPVPGSIVGLVLLFILLQLKVVKLSWVELGGSFLLAELLLFFVPAVVGLVDYGEMMKTYGLKIIIVVSISTLIVMFITGVVAEYISKRKERSI; encoded by the coding sequence ATGAAATGGATAATTATGATTTTACAGATTGGTTTATTAACAGGCATCTATATGATTGGAACATTTATATCTGATTTCTTCCACCTCCCAGTACCAGGTAGTATTGTTGGTTTAGTTCTACTTTTTATTTTATTGCAGCTCAAAGTTGTTAAATTAAGCTGGGTAGAACTTGGGGGGAGCTTCTTGCTTGCAGAATTATTGCTTTTTTTCGTTCCCGCTGTTGTTGGACTTGTTGACTATGGAGAGATGATGAAAACTTATGGCCTAAAAATTATTATTGTGGTTTCTATTAGCACATTGATTGTGATGTTTATCACAGGAGTTGTAGCGGAATATATTTCAAAAAGAAAGGAGCGCTCAATATGA
- a CDS encoding LysR family transcriptional regulator, translating to MDFRHLHYFTTVAKQQSFTKAAHKLHVSQPSLSKMVKALEDELGVTLIDRSGKQIQLTDAGMIVYKEATTILHSLYDLSNSLYDLMNLKKGKIKIGIPPIVGTLFFPTIIKSFRDSYPDIVIEMIEFGGAKVTKMVEVGEVDVGVIVLPIEENIFDLTKLAGEPMKVVIHEDHPLSDQESLSLLDLKDDSFIIFHEDFAMHDIIYKECIKHGFAPNVAYKSSQWDFIAEMVAANLGVALFPTSICRKLYQPSLKIKELKNYIPWQLAVITRKNRYISFATKTFIKHTVEAFQTGHN from the coding sequence ATGGATTTTAGACATTTGCATTATTTCACAACAGTTGCTAAGCAACAAAGTTTTACAAAGGCTGCTCACAAACTCCACGTGTCTCAGCCATCTTTAAGTAAAATGGTTAAAGCACTTGAAGATGAACTTGGGGTAACGTTAATCGACCGCTCTGGCAAACAAATTCAGCTTACAGATGCGGGGATGATTGTATACAAAGAAGCAACCACAATTTTACATTCATTATATGATTTATCTAATTCTCTTTATGATCTTATGAATTTAAAAAAAGGAAAAATAAAAATAGGGATTCCTCCTATTGTTGGAACACTCTTCTTTCCAACTATTATTAAGTCATTCCGAGATTCTTATCCCGATATCGTAATTGAAATGATTGAATTTGGGGGAGCTAAAGTAACGAAAATGGTTGAAGTTGGGGAAGTTGACGTTGGAGTTATAGTGCTTCCAATTGAAGAAAACATCTTTGACCTTACAAAACTAGCTGGAGAGCCTATGAAAGTCGTTATACATGAAGATCATCCACTTTCAGATCAGGAATCGCTCAGCTTGCTTGATTTAAAAGATGATTCATTTATTATCTTTCATGAAGACTTTGCTATGCACGACATTATTTATAAAGAATGTATCAAACACGGCTTTGCACCTAATGTAGCATATAAAAGTTCACAATGGGATTTTATTGCTGAAATGGTTGCTGCAAATTTAGGAGTCGCTCTTTTTCCAACTTCCATTTGCCGAAAACTTTATCAACCCTCTCTAAAAATTAAAGAACTAAAAAATTATATTCCTTGGCAACTTGCTGTGATTACGAGAAAAAATCGTTATATTTCTTTTGCTACTAAGACATTTATTAAGCATACTGTTGAGGCATTTCAAACGGGTCATAACTAA